CGATACATCGCGGTGCCGACACTTATAAACTGGCTCCGGTGAAGTTCCGCTTTCGGCCGTTCGTAACTGGAAACTACGACTAACGGGGCGCGGGTCGAATGTATTGATACGTGGTACCAATGTACTCGATACTCATGCCGGTCGACGCCGACGAGACGCGGGCCCTCGCGCAGGCGGAGTCCGTCCGGGAGCTCCCGGGGGCCGAGTCGGCGACCGTCCACGTGATGCACGTGTTCGGCAGCGAGGACCGCGCCGAGTCGACCTCGCCACGACAGCTCGACGCCGGGCGGGCCGTCGCGGAGCGACTCCAGGACCACGGCGTCCCCGTCGAGACGCTCAGCCGCCACGGTGATCCCTCGGAGGAGATCCTCAAGGCCGCCGACGAGGTGGACGCCGACATGATCGTCCTCGGCGGGCGCAAGCGCTCGCCGCTGGGTTCGGTCCTGTTCGGCAGCGTCAGCCAGGAAGTCACGCTCGACTCGACGCGGCCGGTGACGATCACCGGGGGCCTCGAGGACCAGGGCCGCCCGACTCA
This genomic interval from Halomicrobium urmianum contains the following:
- a CDS encoding universal stress protein, with translation MYSILMPVDADETRALAQAESVRELPGAESATVHVMHVFGSEDRAESTSPRQLDAGRAVAERLQDHGVPVETLSRHGDPSEEILKAADEVDADMIVLGGRKRSPLGSVLFGSVSQEVTLDSTRPVTITGGLEDQGRPTHRCPDCGEEYFTSPASDIGKCRNCGGSKVEPVA